The sequence GTTTAAATCCAGCTTAGAACTGCGAATGCAAATATCCGAATTGATAAACATATAATTGAGATTCTTGTTAATCGTTATTATTGTTCCGGAATTCGTTTAGACAGTGCAACTTGTGTCGAGATGAGTGTGGAGGCGTACGGGCCGAGCTCTCAAACCCTCACCTTCCTGGACACCGAGGAAGCGGAGCTGCTTGGAGCAGATACCCAGGGCTCGGAATACGAATTTACTGATTTCACCCTACCCAGTCAGACGCAAACTCAAGGACAAACCCAAAGCCAGTTGGACAATCAGGTAATAATAATGTTGCTGGCTAGCTTGCCTGCCACTGGGAAACGGGTATGGAGgccagctaacgttagctacacGTTAGCTAGCCATGCTAGTAGTAGCTTGCTTGCCACCCGCCTTAAGATAATCAACACGTAGCGATAAGCTAGTATGCTAAGTGCTAGCGTAAGtatgctaacgttagctagagctagctgtaCCGCGGTCAATGTTGCTAACAACAGAGATGGCTAACTTTAATTATCAAGTTGGGTAATTTTAAGGTTGACTTAATTTAAATGTTGAGCTATCAATTTAAACCAacattggctagctagctacgatCCATTGCAAAGTgttcatttatttttaaagaaaTGTAATCCGAGTTAGAGTTAAGAAATTCTGTAGTGTTGTTTCCACCCTGTGTTTGATGTCTTGACAGTGCATTCATGGTTTATCTTTGTTGCTGTGCCTAAAACAATTTCCCTGTAATTATATCGACACAGGTGAACGGTCCTGATGATGGTCTTCACAATGGAGGTGTGGATGACTCTGTTGCTAAGGCAAGCCAACTTCTTGCTGAGCTGAACTTTGAAGAGGACGAAGAAGATACCTACTACACCAAAGACCTCCCACTGCATGCTTGCAGGTAAGGCAAAACCATTAATCACTTGGCTAGGCCAAGTATTATTATGGGCATATGTTTTCCAGCTGAGGTGCTTGACAAACTGGCATAGTTACATGGATGTTACATAGGTTTTTACAATAAATTTAAACGTAAAGTATGTATGTATTGTGCTCTGCTTTGATAAATGTGGAATATGTTAAAGGTTGTCATGGTTGTTTTTATCGCTGATCATAAAATGAAACTAATGTAAATATTTTGTATTGTATTATAGTTACTGTGGTATTCATGATCCTGCATGTGTGGTGTACTGCAACACGAGCAAGAAATGGTTCTGCAATGGACGCGGAAATACATCCGGCAGGTACCGTACCCAAATCCACTTGTGATCATGCGTCTGTGCGTTCACCCTGTCACGCGCGAAAGGTGGTTTGATTGGTCGTGCTCTTGATTCAGCCACATCGTGAACCACCTGGTGAGGGCGAAGTGCAAAGAGGTGACGCTGCACAAAGACGGGCCGCTGGGCGAGACGGTGCTGGAGTGCTACAACTGCGGCTGTCGCAACGTCTTCCTCCTGGGCTTCATCCCAGCCAAGGCGGACTCTGTGGTCGTGCTGCTGTGCAGGTACGTGTGGGCTGTGACacaattattaataataatcagggtttcccgccgaaaatgtgttagttaagttggggggagggggggggtagtttgtgcgatagactaatgcgggggggggggctagtttgtgcgatagacagagaagggagtctggcgttggtcacggtttggaatgaaagggagaaaacaggacagagtaacacggcggatatcgctattAAAAAAAATTACGCCGTAGTtcaggcggcaggcgtgtgttgcttaggcggccgccttaactgaaaagtgctgcgggaaaccctgataataataataatgcataTGTGGGTAGATGAAGGGAAGAATGgcctctgtttttgtttttttgtgtttaggTACATAATGAAATAGTCCTATCAAGTTGTTATCTCCCATGGGACACCCCTCCTACTAATTCCCTTTTTTCTCTGATCATCCTTGTCCCCCACAACAGGCAGCCATGTGCCAGCCAGAGCAGTCTGAAGGACATCAACTGGGACAGCTCTCAGTGGCAGCCACTCATCCAGGACCGCTGCTTCCTGTCCTGGCTGGTAAAGATCCCCTCTGAGCAGGAGCAGCTGAGGGCTCGCCAGATCACCGCCCAGCAGATCAACAAGCTGGAAGAGCTCTGGAAGGTAGGCTTCAGAACCCCAAAATAGATGAGGCACGCTGTGTGATTTTAAAGGTCAGCGGTAGAGCATTTGTGTTCAGGTcgagaggtcacaggttcgaaTCCCCACACTTtacatcgctttggatgaaagcgtcttcAAAATATATAGATCATATGAACACACCATACTCATGATAAATACATCTCTGGAAGACTAATGTATGAATTAATTAACAGTTAAGGAGTAAGATTAATTGCAGTTTTTAAGTGGTGGGCAGCACTCCCATTGGTCCAAAGGCAAAACATCAAATGTAGAACACTAGTGATTTAAAAGGATCCAACTAAACCCTGCGTCTCCCTCAGGACAACCCCACAGCCaccctggaggacctggagaaGCCCGGGGTGGACGAGGAGCCCCAGCACGTGTTGCTGCGCTACGAGGACGCCTACCAGTACCAGAACATCTTCGGGCCCCTCGTCAAGCTGGAGGCTGACTACGACAAAAAGCTTAAAGAGTCCCAGGTACGTCGCCTTCCGATGCACTCTTTTCTGTTTGGAAGTTGTGTACTTTTGAGCCTGTTTCAGTTTGTTGGAGGATCTTGGAGTTCATGTGGGCCTTTTGTTGGCTTTTTTTAAAATAGCAAGCagattttattttaaaaagtgGAATACTAGGCAATTTATCCAAATTTATCACATCGTTCAAGGGACAGTGCATGTTCAAGGAAATGGAATACTGTTTGAACACAGCAGGGGTTGTTTTGCCTTGTGTTATTagctttctgcagtctgactaatGCGTCCTATTTTCTTTCCCTTTGTTCTTCTCCACAGACCCAAGACAATATAACAGTCAGGTGGGACCTGGGACTGAATAAAAAGCGGATTGCTTATTTCACACTGCCCAAGACGGACTCAGGTGGTAATTCTTTCAACTTACTACTATCTGTGTACCAGTGGTTCTGATTTGCATAGAACCCCAACATCGCACGCATCCCATACCTGCATCCCCTggtggtgtgttggtgtttgtttgtggtggTGTTGTCACATACCGGTATTGTATATTGTCGCCTCATTCCAACCCTTATTTCATTTTCTGTTTTCACTTTCTATAATTTGGCATTGGAGCGGAGGGTTTCCTAACTTGTCTCTGCTCGCGGTGGGTTTGTCCTCCAGATATGCGCCTGATGCAGGGAGATGAGATTTGTCTGCGCTACAAAGGAGACCTGGCCCCTCTGTGGAAAGGCATCGGCCACGTGATCAAAGTCCCTGACAGTATCCTTTTACTTTCTGCAAGAACTCATAGTGAAGAGCTTGGCTCTTCACTATGATTTGTGCTTGCATGTTTCCACTTCTCTtttacatttccatttagtcatttagcagacgctcttatccagagcgacttacagtaagtacagggacattccccccgaggcaagtagggttaagtgccttgcccaaggacacaacgtcatctggctcggccgggaattgaactggcaaccttctgattacaagcccgcttcccgaaccgctcagccacctgactccctcttttccttttcTTGTGCCACCCTCTCAGCGTGGGCACGGTTTAGGGAGAAGGGACCATATCGCCACACACCCGGTGCCAAGTCAGGGTTGTAGTTTATAACACTGTTTAAGAATAGCCTCAGGGGGTCCTTTATGTTGTCAAGTTGAGATACACgccacagaaacatgcacaTTTTGATGGTGACGAACATTGCAAGGTGGGGATGAAGGCCACCTCTTAAATCTTAAAGTGAGAAATTGCTATTTAAAATGGCCAGAATTCCATATTTAACTAGGAAGATGAGAAGGTTCTAGGCCCCTTAACTTGGACGTGGCCAAAACGTTCATTCCACCAGTTTTCATTACAGGTTATAACACACTGATAAAGGGACACCTTCCAGATACTCTGCTCCTTTTTCTGCCTTCACTACTATTAGCCACACTGTGCTGTTTCTACTCTAATTCCACAAAGAGGAAAGGCTATTTTGCTGTACTGATTTCCTTAGCACCCTTTGTGAAAGACTATGGAGATGAGATTGCTATTGAGTTGCGCAGCAGCGTCGGAGCCCCGGTGGAGATACCCCATAATTTCCAGGTGGATTTCGTCTGGAAGTCCACTTCCTTTGACAGGTATGCAAATGCACTCTGAACTCAATCCCCTGAGAAAACATAACGAGAAAGATATTGGCTTAAATCGATCGTTTGCTTTTGAAAGAGTCTCCCGAACGGTGGAATTGTCTTCTGCGTTCTTCCAGGATGCAGAGCGCCCTGAAGACGTTCGCCGTGGACGAGACGTCCGTCTCGGGCTACATCTATCACAAGCTGCTGGGCCACGAGGTGGAGGACGTCATCATCAAGTGTCAGCTGCCCAAGCGCTTCACTGCCCAGGGTCTCCCTGACCTCAACCACTCCCAGGTCAGTCCCACTGAACACTACGTTGGCGCTCAACACCTCCATTTTGAATACAAGACGAAGGTGACACATCACAAAAAATAGCAAGAAATGTCTTCTTTTAGTGGCTAAAGATAGGCTTGGTGTGAGGTTTGACTGCTATCTGGTTGTTTTCCTACGTGCCGTGGCTCGAGCTAAGGTTGACGTGTGTTTTGTTACAGGTGTATGCAGTGAAAACTGTGCTGCAGAGGCCCCTGAGCCTCATCCAGGGGCCCCCGGGCACAGGGAAGACTGTCACCTCTGCCACCATAGTGTACCACCTTGCCAGGCAGGGCAATGGGTAAGACCTAAGACCAGTAGTCCAGTAGGCACCTTCTTGACAGGATATCATGATTTATTGGTTTGTTGTTCTTCTCATAATGTATGCCTGCCTCATTAATTTTTTATAGCCAAGGATGCCGCCGTTAAATATACTTTTCTTAATAAAGAAGTTGGGGGGACAGATTTGTTGTTTTCAACACCATGTATAATGAGTTCATAACCCTCTgaatggtttgtttgttttctttcattttaaTGGTTTTTCCTGGGAGTTTGTCCGTGTCTTCCTTGAGTGTTTAGATCGGTTTAGCCCTCTGcggcattgcttgtaaaaaaacaaaaacaaaaaagtgcCGTACAAATGAATGACATTTACATGCATTATGACATGcatcagacgcttttatccaaagcgactttcaAGAGAGAGCTATACAAAAGCGCATacgtcactgatcataacaacaagatagcaccaaaacattgcgagcagccaaaacatgaagcatacattgtggaaaaccgaataagtgccaaagggaagaaccataagagcaagcagttaaacaagttacaacatgaaactccccgcaagagtgtacctgtagaaagaaATGTGATTGGGATGGTGTGCTGTGGTGCAGGCCGGTGCTGGTGTGTGCTCCCAGCAACATCGCCGTGGACCAGCTGACTGAGAAGATCCACCAGACGGGCCTGAAGGTGGTGCGGCTCTGCGCCAAGAGCAGGGAGGCCATCGACTCGCCCGTCTCTTTCCTGGCCCTCCACAACCAGATCAGCAACATGGACAGGTGCGAAACGCAGGCCTTATCACGTCTGTTAATTGTCTTTGTCTTCCAATTTGAGCCTTAATCAGGAAGCTTTTATTGAGGTAATTGAGTCAAGTGTCTTGACTCACTCACATTTCCATATCTCTGTCTCAGCATGTTAACCGTAGActagggaagaaaaaaaagagggtaCAATTGTCACAACATTTATCCCATTTTACCATCGTCATTTGCACAACCTAATTGaaccttaatttttttttgatTGTGTACTAAACCCACTGTGCTTTGTGCCTGCTGCCCGCTGCAGTATGCCAGAGCTGCAGAAGCTCCAGCAGCTGAAGGATGAGACCGGAGAGCTGTCGTCCGCAGACGAGAAGCGCTACCGGGCCCTGAAGCGCACTGCGGAGCGGGAGCTGCTCATGGTGAGGACGGATTAGTCATTGTTTCTTCCCCCGCCAACGTGCCAGTTGGCAGCGATCTTTGTAACCATCTGTGTAGTCCTGTGTGGCtttggttgtttgttttttatttagaAAAGGTTATAAGTAGTTTAAAAGATTGGAAGTTGGGGGACAGTGTAGGCTGAGGCCTAACCGTAGGGGGCCGGGTTTGAATCCGGCcttggccctttgctgcatgtcttcccctctctctcacaatccctgcctttcctgtcacatttCACTTACAAATTGTCCAATAAAGAATGAAAAATGCTAAATAATTACATcttaaaagaagaagaaaaaatctgTGAAGATGCACCTGTCCAAGCTGCTGTACACATGGGTGGATAGGAAATACGAAACGTTTTCACTGGAGGCGTGCTGTGtccaatgtttgttttgtttttttactcacCACACGGTTCTCACACCCCCTCACTCCACCATCTTTCCTGTCTCCCTAGAATGCTGACGTGATCTGCTGCACTTGTGTGGGCGCCGGGGACCCCCGTCTGGCCAAGATGCAGTTCCGCTCCATCCTGATCGACGAGAGCACACAGGCCACGGAGCCTGAGTGCATGGTCCCCGTGGTGCTGGGGGCCAAACAGGTACACAGACTGATGCGTGCCTGCTCTGGACACACACGTCACAAACCATTTCCTCTGTGTCAGAAAGTCACAGACAGTCTGTGATGGACGCCAGCGTACTACAGAGAACCTTCTCCGCGTAGTTTAAGTCGTTTTCCCACAGTTGAATTAAATATCATCCCCTCCCGTCCTTAGCTCATCCTTGTGGGAGACCACTGCCAGCTGGGCCCGGTGGTCATGTGTAAGAAGGCGGCCAAAGCGGGCCTGTCCCAGTCCCTGTTTGAGCGTCTGGTGGTTTTGGGCATCAGGCCCATCCGTCTGCAGGTGCAGTACCGCATGCACCCGGCGCTCAGCGCCTTCCCCTCCAACATCTTCTACGAGGGCTCCCTGCAGAACGGAGTCACTGCTGGTGAGCAATGGGGAAGGTCCCACTCCTTTTAGAAAATCAATTTAGCTGAGGCTATGATGAAGTTGAATCTGCGTTCAGGGACTATGCTTTGAAATGTTGAGCATAGCTTCTATTAAATGTCTAGGTCCTCTACAAAAGTATTATAAATTATAATGTAAAGGATGTTCAGCAAAAccaacaaacttgtttcaacTAAAATTGATATGTGTAGTTTAAAAGGCATTTCATTTGTCACCCAAGTCAATACCTAAACTTCCACTGTTTCTCCTCTGCAGCGGACCGTATCAAGAAAGGTTTTGACTTCCAGTGGCCGCAGCCAGACAAGCCCATGTACTTCTATGTGACCCAAGGCCAGGAGGAAATTGCTAGCTCTGGAACTTCCTACCTGAACAGGCACGTCGATCGTTCAGTTGTTTTTTTGGTACAAAACACAACATTGAATTATTACGGTATTGATTTAACTCGTGGGGAATTTTGCCCTTACCGTGCAGGACTGAGGCAGCCAATGTGGAGAAGATCACCACCAGGCTACTGAAGGCGGGAGCCAAGCCTGACCAGATAGGCATCATCACCCCGTACGAGGGGCAGCGGTCCTACCTGGTCCAGTACATGCAGTTCAGCGGCTCTCTCCACACCAAACTCTACCAGGTACAGCtttaactgtgtgtttgtgtgttgtgaacATTTTCAAGATGCTTTTTAATCAGAAGTCAATGTTGATATAATAAACAGTATCGATGTGTCAACCACCTATTTAAATGACCTTTTATTCATTCAGGGGAAGCTTTTTTCGAAATCGACATGTGGAGTAGAAAATTAAGGGTTAAAAGTGCATAGAACTAAgagtattttggtggtcagaggAAGAGTTGTTTATTTAGCCGGCATAATGCAAAGTAATCTCAGCAACCAGGCACGGTGCAACAATCATAATATCTGTGTTGTGTTCTCTATCACAGGAGGTTGAGATTGCCAGCGTTGATGCCTTccaaggcagagagaaagatttCATCATCCTGTCTTGCGTCCGAGCCAACGAACACCAGGGAATCGGCTTCCTCAACGATCCGCGTCGACTGAACGTGGCTCTCACTCGAGCAAGGTAGCCACATGGAACTGGTCCTGGTTCACAATCTGTATGCGCACTAGGAGTTCTGTCATTAATGACTTGTGACTGTAGTGAATAAACCATGAGAAGAAAGTACTTTCATGCAGAAAAACGAGAGGATTTGCTAGACCTTGTAGTGAGTTTCCATTTAAAAAATCTaatgtatttgtatatccctttttacaagcaatgacaCAGAGGGTTTCACATACgcacatagaactgcccctcagcaaacctaaaccctcaaggaagacaaggaaaaactcccagaaaaacgaATTTGAGAAAAAACACCATCCCTATCCTAGGTTGTCTCATCGACTGGTTTGTTgactgacactgtgtgtgtgttgtgtccagGTATGGTGTGATCATCGTGGGGAACCCCAAGGCCCTGTCCAAGCAGCCCCTGTGGAACCACCTGCTGAACTACTACAAGGAGCAGAAGGTGCTGGTGGAAGGACCCCTCAACAACCTGAGGGAGAGCCTCATGCAGTTCAGCAAGCCCCGCAAGCTGGTCAACACCATCAACCCTGTACGTataacccccctcacccccttgaTATATTCCTCCCTCCAACCAGCAATGTAATAATGACGAGTGTGACATATGTGTGGCTAGCAGATATGTGTTGCTCCCCAGGGAGGCCGTTTCATGAGCACTGCCATGTACGACGCCCGCGAGGCCCTCATCCCAGGGTCGGCCTACGACCGCAGCAGCGCAGGTCAGCCCAGTCGCCTCTCTGTTCAGTCTTTCGCTTTCAGATTTTGGAACGttttccccctttctttctgtcaAGTATTTTTGGACAAATGTTCCAAACGTGCTAACGAAAGTCAATCTTCACTCTTAGGTGATTTAACTTACCAACTGAGACGTcagttgtcgtgtgtgtgtgtgtgtgtgtaatacgaTCCTGTGGCGTTTCCTTTCCAGCGCGGGGTCCATCCAACATGTACTTCCAGACCCATGACCAGATAGGCATGATCGGAGCTGGGCCAGGTCACATGGGAGCCATGAACCTCCCCATCCCCTTCAACTTGGTGATGCCCCCCATGCCTCCACCAGGATATTTGGGTCAGACCAATGGTCCTGCAGCAGGTGAGGGAAAACGGATTTCCAGGAAAAGTTGTTGTTGCTTTCAATTCCAACATAACCCAGCATATCTTTCGACAAGGCGAGTGCTTCTCCTGACGCTCTGATTTGGTCTTTCCTGTATTTCCAGGTCGCGGGGCTCTGAAGGGCAAGGTCGGACGTGGCGGGCGCCAGAGGAACCGTGGCATGGGTAACCATGGCACCGGGCAGGGCAACGGGCCCAACAGCCAGGCCAGCCAGGACGGGGCCTCCCAGCCCTTCTCCCAGGGGCCCCTCACACAGGGCTACATATCCATGAGCCAGCCCTCACAGATGAGCCAGCCCGGCCTCTCCCAGCCTGAGCTGTCCCAGGTAACCACACCGCACACGCTTGCACCTCACtgcttgggagtcaggtggctgagcggttagggaatcgggctagtaatcagaaggttgccggctccattcccggccgtgaataatgacattgtgtccttgggcaaggcacttcaccctaattgcctcgggggaatgtccctgtacttactgtaagtcgctctggataagagcgtctgctaaatgactaaatgtaaggccTTGGCCCATGTGGTACCATGTGGTTGTTTGGGCTCAAAGTGTCTGAAACATTACGCAGGGGTCAGTACTGAGATACTATAGCACTTGTGTCTTATCATAGACTTAATGTTATTTTCATTTCTTATTTTACAGGACAGTTACTTAGGCGATGAATTCAAATCCCAGATTGACGTGGCTTTGTCCCAAGACTCTACTTACCAGGGCGAGCGTGCATACCAACATGGTGGGGTGACTGGACTGTCACAGTACTAGAGTGTAAGTGCACTGGTTTTTGTTTTCATCTTTATGGCCAGAAGACATTGCGTTGGCGAACTGTACCGTAACATCTTGTTTGTTCTTTTCCCGTAGGTTGTTGGAAGAGGGGAGCTAGGCTTCAGCAGAGCTTAGTTCGTCAGCATTTTAATCTGGGTAatgataaaaacaaaaaatggaTACCTGTTTTCCTCTGCTACAACTGAAGCACCACCGTGTGAAAGCAACAGGAGAGAGAAATCTACCAATcacgagcaagagagagaagaggcgtCAGAGAACGTAAACAGACGGGCAGGAAGAGCGAGGACGAGCGGGGAGCAAGCGACCACCGCTGGAACACGGGGGACGTGGATGAGGGCAGGAAACGGACGAAGGCAGGAAACGGACGAAGGCAGGAGCTCAAGCTGCCGCAGGGGGAAGACGAAGAAGACCTGGCGGGGTCTCGCGCAGGGAAACGAAACGAGGAACACCTCCCAACGAAAGTGGCccaccatcccctccccctcccccccccccctccccctccagacacCATCACTCCCGTCTCCACTCTCGCACCTCTGAGGGGAATGGTCTGCTCGGGAATAACTGGGGTAGGCCTAAGTTCTCAAGCAATTCGGTGAGTGTCCCACTCttgaaaggaggagaaggggataaaaccggggagggggtgtggatcGCCGACAAGTAGGCAACGCAGGTAATCCTCACCTCAAAGTTGATTGGTTGTCCAGCCTGTTTGAAGTCCAGACTCATTTAGCATTCGATAGAAGTGAAAGCAGAGTGGTGGCTGTGTTCTCCTGGACCCGGGATCTCATCAGGGGGCCTCCGCAGCCTCCGCAGGAGCAGTCGAGGCCTCTCGTCATCGTTCAGCTTCTGAGTTGACACGGTTTCTGCGCTTAAAGTCTGATATTAAAGAACTTTGAATTTAAATGCCTTTGATTGCCTTGGGGAACCATTGGCTTTTTCAACAGGtctttaaaacaaaaaaaggtgGTTGACTACAAGTCTATGGTGGAGTGGCATGGGGATTTCAGACGAAAGTTTCTCAAGATGTGAGCTGTGGATTAGAGTGATCCATAATCGTGAGactgatatatatttttttctttttcgttTTTTGAAGTACCTTTCTTATTGCAAAgcacaaaagcaaaaaaaaaaaaaaaaaaaaaaaaaaaaatctaactatCAACAATGACCAGCATTGAATataagataaaaacaaggcctgtTGTAATATTGGGCGggacatttttgatgtttttattttatttttatgcttTGTATGCTTAGCAACTGCTTTGAAGAAGGTCTTTATTTGGGGGCTGTGAGGGCCTCCCATGGGGAAATACTGGCTGTCTGTATGAATCAAACCCCAGTAAAGAAAAATATGTGAAAGGCAGATAATAGAACCTGTATAAGGCTACACATGCTTTTGTGACTGGTTAATTGAAAGAGGTAGACGCATACAAATACCAAACAGGTTGAAAAGGAAGGTGGCTGAAGGATGTGGTGAGACTAAAATAGCCAGTACTGCATGAGCCCCATAACCTCTAAAAGAGATTATTTAATCAGGAGTCATCAATTGTCACTCACGGTTGGGTGTTTTTGTATTGAGGCTACATGAAATGTACTTGTAGAAGATCTCACATCCATATGAGCCATTTCAAATAACATTGGACTGGTGCTGATTCCATAAGTTTATTGAAAAAGGATTTCTTACGTCATTCTCACGAGACGAATGAGTATCTGAACCGGTGCCTATAAGAACTCACTTATCTTCAGGTGTAAAAAAGCAGCACACACATGAATGTA is a genomic window of Osmerus mordax isolate fOsmMor3 chromosome 26, fOsmMor3.pri, whole genome shotgun sequence containing:
- the upf1 gene encoding regulator of nonsense transcripts 1 isoform X1; translation: MSVEAYGPSSQTLTFLDTEEAELLGADTQGSEYEFTDFTLPSQTQTQGQTQSQLDNQVNGPDDGLHNGGVDDSVAKASQLLAELNFEEDEEDTYYTKDLPLHACSYCGIHDPACVVYCNTSKKWFCNGRGNTSGSHIVNHLVRAKCKEVTLHKDGPLGETVLECYNCGCRNVFLLGFIPAKADSVVVLLCRQPCASQSSLKDINWDSSQWQPLIQDRCFLSWLVKIPSEQEQLRARQITAQQINKLEELWKDNPTATLEDLEKPGVDEEPQHVLLRYEDAYQYQNIFGPLVKLEADYDKKLKESQTQDNITVRWDLGLNKKRIAYFTLPKTDSGDMRLMQGDEICLRYKGDLAPLWKGIGHVIKVPDTPFVKDYGDEIAIELRSSVGAPVEIPHNFQVDFVWKSTSFDRMQSALKTFAVDETSVSGYIYHKLLGHEVEDVIIKCQLPKRFTAQGLPDLNHSQVYAVKTVLQRPLSLIQGPPGTGKTVTSATIVYHLARQGNGPVLVCAPSNIAVDQLTEKIHQTGLKVVRLCAKSREAIDSPVSFLALHNQISNMDSMPELQKLQQLKDETGELSSADEKRYRALKRTAERELLMNADVICCTCVGAGDPRLAKMQFRSILIDESTQATEPECMVPVVLGAKQLILVGDHCQLGPVVMCKKAAKAGLSQSLFERLVVLGIRPIRLQVQYRMHPALSAFPSNIFYEGSLQNGVTAADRIKKGFDFQWPQPDKPMYFYVTQGQEEIASSGTSYLNRTEAANVEKITTRLLKAGAKPDQIGIITPYEGQRSYLVQYMQFSGSLHTKLYQEVEIASVDAFQGREKDFIILSCVRANEHQGIGFLNDPRRLNVALTRARYGVIIVGNPKALSKQPLWNHLLNYYKEQKVLVEGPLNNLRESLMQFSKPRKLVNTINPICVAPQGGRFMSTAMYDAREALIPGSAYDRSSAARGPSNMYFQTHDQIGMIGAGPGHMGAMNLPIPFNLVMPPMPPPGYLGQTNGPAAGRGALKGKVGRGGRQRNRGMGNHGTGQGNGPNSQASQDGASQPFSQGPLTQGYISMSQPSQMSQPGLSQPELSQDSYLGDEFKSQIDVALSQDSTYQGERAYQHGGVTGLSQY
- the upf1 gene encoding regulator of nonsense transcripts 1 isoform X3, which codes for MSVEAYGPSSQTLTFLDTEEAELLGADTQGSEYEFTDFTLPSQTQTQGQTQSQLDNQVNGPDDGLHNGGVDDSVAKASQLLAELNFEEDEEDTYYTKDLPLHACSYCGIHDPACVVYCNTSKKWFCNGRGNTSGSHIVNHLVRAKCKEVTLHKDGPLGETVLECYNCGCRNVFLLGFIPAKADSVVVLLCRQPCASQSSLKDINWDSSQWQPLIQDRCFLSWLVKIPSEQEQLRARQITAQQINKLEELWKDNPTATLEDLEKPGVDEEPQHVLLRYEDAYQYQNIFGPLVKLEADYDKKLKESQTQDNITVRWDLGLNKKRIAYFTLPKTDSGDMRLMQGDEICLRYKGDLAPLWKGIGHVIKVPDTPFVKDYGDEIAIELRSSVGAPVEIPHNFQVDFVWKSTSFDRMQSALKTFAVDETSVSGYIYHKLLGHEVEDVIIKCQLPKRFTAQGLPDLNHSQVYAVKTVLQRPLSLIQGPPGTGKTVTSATIVYHLARQGNGPVLVCAPSNIAVDQLTEKIHQTGLKVVRLCAKSREAIDSPVSFLALHNQISNMDSMPELQKLQQLKDETGELSSADEKRYRALKRTAERELLMNADVICCTCVGAGDPRLAKMQFRSILIDESTQATEPECMVPVVLGAKQLILVGDHCQLGPVVMCKKAAKAGLSQSLFERLVVLGIRPIRLQVQYRMHPALSAFPSNIFYEGSLQNGVTAADRIKKGFDFQWPQPDKPMYFYVTQGQEEIASSGTSYLNRTEAANVEKITTRLLKAGAKPDQIGIITPYEGQRSYLVQYMQFSGSLHTKLYQEVEIASVDAFQGREKDFIILSCVRANEHQGIGFLNDPRRLNVALTRARYGVIIVGNPKALSKQPLWNHLLNYYKEQKVLVEGPLNNLRESLMQFSKPRKLVNTINPGGRFMSTAMYDAREALIPGSAYDRSSAARGPSNMYFQTHDQIGMIGAGPGHMGAMNLPIPFNLVMPPMPPPGYLGQTNGPAAGRGALKGKVGRGGRQRNRGMGNHGTGQGNGPNSQASQDGASQPFSQGPLTQGYISMSQPSQMSQPGLSQPELSQDSYLGDEFKSQIDVALSQDSTYQGERAYQHGGVTGLSQY
- the upf1 gene encoding regulator of nonsense transcripts 1 isoform X2 produces the protein MSVEAYGPSSQTLTFLDTEEAELLGADTQGSEYEFTDFTLPSQTQTQGQTQSQLDNQVNGPDDGLHNGGVDDSVAKASQLLAELNFEEDEEDTYYTKDLPLHACSYCGIHDPACVVYCNTSKKWFCNGRGNTSGSHIVNHLVRAKCKEVTLHKDGPLGETVLECYNCGCRNVFLLGFIPAKADSVVVLLCRQPCASQSSLKDINWDSSQWQPLIQDRCFLSWLVKIPSEQEQLRARQITAQQINKLEELWKDNPTATLEDLEKPGVDEEPQHVLLRYEDAYQYQNIFGPLVKLEADYDKKLKESQTQDNITVRWDLGLNKKRIAYFTLPKTDSGDMRLMQGDEICLRYKGDLAPLWKGIGHVIKVPDNYGDEIAIELRSSVGAPVEIPHNFQVDFVWKSTSFDRMQSALKTFAVDETSVSGYIYHKLLGHEVEDVIIKCQLPKRFTAQGLPDLNHSQVYAVKTVLQRPLSLIQGPPGTGKTVTSATIVYHLARQGNGPVLVCAPSNIAVDQLTEKIHQTGLKVVRLCAKSREAIDSPVSFLALHNQISNMDSMPELQKLQQLKDETGELSSADEKRYRALKRTAERELLMNADVICCTCVGAGDPRLAKMQFRSILIDESTQATEPECMVPVVLGAKQLILVGDHCQLGPVVMCKKAAKAGLSQSLFERLVVLGIRPIRLQVQYRMHPALSAFPSNIFYEGSLQNGVTAADRIKKGFDFQWPQPDKPMYFYVTQGQEEIASSGTSYLNRTEAANVEKITTRLLKAGAKPDQIGIITPYEGQRSYLVQYMQFSGSLHTKLYQEVEIASVDAFQGREKDFIILSCVRANEHQGIGFLNDPRRLNVALTRARYGVIIVGNPKALSKQPLWNHLLNYYKEQKVLVEGPLNNLRESLMQFSKPRKLVNTINPICVAPQGGRFMSTAMYDAREALIPGSAYDRSSAARGPSNMYFQTHDQIGMIGAGPGHMGAMNLPIPFNLVMPPMPPPGYLGQTNGPAAGRGALKGKVGRGGRQRNRGMGNHGTGQGNGPNSQASQDGASQPFSQGPLTQGYISMSQPSQMSQPGLSQPELSQDSYLGDEFKSQIDVALSQDSTYQGERAYQHGGVTGLSQY